Proteins found in one Plasmodium knowlesi strain H genome assembly, chromosome: 12 genomic segment:
- a CDS encoding zinc finger protein, putative: MEGMKQERGQLGGNQEEEERDDFHSVYKRVVVKNKNLNGETTLNKNFADMLEISRISDYNVVMKYEYLLKLCFFSSNVNVLNVYRLVKAESEKRFDEVAARLRSNILLSIMDTNKINDKCEHVGEYFTKNYEELKELEYVIGNTDYPLGFEKNTNGGFRVYLFKIIPNKTLLLNKNNISYMRKGEMPSNYDSVAVDRDLFYEELGSSVQKQGGEVGNELQGGGKMTGTSTSIRRGGTNYSYIYKVKYAEQVLPLFLIEFEFKCLRVDISVPICEYCYTANAIYYCHNDKVHLCNICDIKHHEKNKILKNHRRMPISESPYQFGKCAYHPNEVVESVCMKCYCSLCANCLLIGSHSKGNYRNHPIVNIKDAFILSNQKKSLSDINLENRKMRILHLLKKKHKRLAEIYSNYTSLQKRIDTLYKYIIDELKILKKKKMQYIMALKRALLCQLLTIEWTEAFFYHTKLSLNLSNFILYQKKHELAVQFLIAKKGKDSDFMKNAPHWLFQKIYVQSNLCIYEDSFFKLNFVSPKDIDEGMTNGELNRKRCVLKGSRNKLEEMYNFNEAFNDKKGYLGLYDETAFDGGANGDGNAHQPSVKYSSAQGAEVEQSPQEEANVDFSDIMEPIRTTKLSYKDIQSVVTLRKEYDHSMYHVSEEKPTNCNLLVEIFRDTREVNIHRQGRIPLKQSHICRELWRHLVNYKYINVIHILKARCSLNTLLLTHSFFNVASYYDSLEDLVKHIIKHEIYTLFNKNIDYHTKMKVTHVLDSVATLLCLRRFVLAPWVDKYIELCCAHIENEEKGVSSTKGNIRDEKNTEVRDEHTTSVHSPNEQVKGTNLISKSDLDDVVKGDKHGYDQFSTGMEKEELPTNKGNNTAVGDETLLEEDNTIMEDMNTKKDEHHMMGTRGYDDMADVCLTEDEKEELSTLKKIKEHIYVYLEMLINDLVKIPHKDLNDGVRFMFYHIHDEIDGKNKNLAMNEKKFSIHTLCLCLDIFLNSVLYPYIFYVHEENFNNQGKCTMRKDSALHQKVAVIFGQTLREISIYVFQIYNLGMYDRNLKTFINNIKDNKMLRGRATNEKMFFLDVSQKLFQWIIKNLESPRYYAPVRWNSREEVEKSYQRIVQEIVHIDQSSTKNCVNENVDYNTLFSTANFKEILSLCYSMHDVGT, encoded by the coding sequence ATGGAGGGCATGAAACAAGAAAGGGGACAACTGGGGGGGAatcaggaagaggaagaaagggaTGACTTCCACAGTGTATACAAACGAGTGgtagtaaaaaataaaaatctaAATGGAGAGACAACCCTTAACAAGAATTTTGCAGACATGTTGGAAATAAGCAGGATTAGTGATTACAACGTCGTGATGAAATATGAGTACCTCCTTAAGTTATGTTTTTTCAGTAGCAACGTGAACGTATTGAATGTATATCGACTAGTGAAAGCAGAAAGTGAGAAACGATTTGATGAAGTCGCAGCCCGTTTGAGGAGTAACATCCTTCTTAGTATAATGGAcacgaacaaaataaacgatAAATGTGAGCATGTTGGTGAAtactttacaaaaaattatgaagaacTAAAAGAACTGGAATACGTTATTGGGAACACAGATTATCCACTaggatttgaaaaaaacacCAATGGAGGTTTTCGCGTTTACCTATTTAAGATAATACCAAACAAAACACTcttattaaataaaaataatattagtTACATgagaaagggagaaatgcCAAGTAATTACGACTCAGTTGCGGTGGATAGAGATTTGTTCTATGAGGAATTGGGTTCATCGGTGCAGAAgcaagggggggaagtaGGGAATGAATTGcagggaggaggaaaaatgacAGGCACATCAACAAGCATAAGAAGGGGAGGAACTAACTATAGCTACATATATAAAGTAAAATATGCCGAACAGGTACTTCCTCTATTTCTAATCGAGTTTGAATTCAAATGCCTCCGGGTAGATATCAGCGTGCCAATATGTGAATACTGCTACACGGCTAATGCCATTTATTACTGTCATAACGATAAGGTGCATTTATGCAACATATGTGATATAAAGCATCatgagaagaataaaattttgaagaaccATAGGAGGATGCCAATATCAGAGTCTCCATACCAATTTGGGAAATGTGCATACCATCCGAATGAGGTGGTGGAAAGTGTTTGCATGAAATGTTATTGTAGTTTATGTGCGAATTGTCTTCTGATAGGTAGTCACTCCAAGGGAAATTATCGTAATCACCCTATTGTGAATATAAAAGATGCCTTCATTTTGTCCAATCAGAAAAAATCACTGAGTGATataaatttggaaaataggaaaatgaGGATACTCcatttgttgaaaaaaaaacacaaacgTCTGGCAGAGATATATTCCAACTATACTTCTTTGCAAAAGCGAATCGATACGTTGTATAAGTATATCATTGAtgagttaaaaattttaaaaaaaaaaaaaatgcaatacATTATGGCCTTAAAAAGGGCTCTTCTATGTCAACTACTGACCATCGAATGGACAGAAgcctttttttatcatacaaaattgtcattaaatttatcaaattttattttataccAGAAAAAGCATGAATTGGCTGTGCAATTTTTAATagccaaaaagggaaaggattCAGATTTCATGAAAAATGCACCACATTGGCTTTTCCAGAAAATTTACGTGCAGTCAAATTTGTGCATTTATGAAGATAGCTTTTTTAAACTTAACTTTGTTAGTCCTAAGGATATCGACGAAGGGATGACCAATGGTGAGCTAAACAGGAAGCGTTGCGTTTTGAAGGGAAGTCGTAACAAATTGGAGGAAATGTACAATTTTAACGAGGCCTTTAATGACAAGAAGGGATACTTGGGGTTGTATGACGAGACAGCCTTCGATGGGGGGGCCAATGGGGATGGTAACGCTCATCAGCCGAGCGTTAAGTACTCCTCTGCGCAGGGTGCAGAAGTCGAACAGTCACCTCAGGAAGAGGCGAATGTTGATTTCTCCGACATAATGGAACCGATAAGAACAACCAAATTGAGCTACAAGGATATTCAGAGCGTTGTCACGTTAAGGAAGGAGTATGACCATTCCATGTACCATGTGTCTGAAGAGAAACCAACCAACTGCAATTTGTTAGTGGAAATTTTTAGAGACACAAGGGAGGTGAATATACACAGACAAGGAAGGATCCCCTTGAAGCAGTCGCACATTTGCAGAGAGCTGTGGAGGCATCTCgttaattataaatatataaatgtgaTTCATATACTGAAAGCGAGGTGTAGCTTAAACACACTCCTTCTGACACACTCCTTTTTCAACGTGGCGTCGTATTATGACAGTTTGGAAGATCTAGTGAAGCACATAATAAAGCACGAAATTTATACACTCTTCAACAAAAATATCGACTACCATACGAAGATGAAGGTCACCCATGTTTTGGATAGCGTTGCGACTTTGTTATGTCTTCGAAGGTTTGTGCTCGCACCTTGGGTTGATAAATATATCGAGCTGTGCTGTGCACAtattgaaaatgaagaaaagggggtATCTTCCACAAAGGGAAATATTAGAGATGAGAAAAATACTGAAGTGAGAGATGAACATACCACATCGGTTCATTCACCAAATGAGCAGGTAAAGGGTACCAATCTGATTAGTAAAAGTGATCTTGATGATGTAGTAAAAGGGGATAAGCATGGCTACGATCAATTTAGTACaggaatggaaaaggaggagttaCCAACAAACAAGGGAAATAACACCGCGGTAGGTGACGAAACCTTGTTGGAAGAGGATAATACGATTATGGAGGATATGAACACAAAGAAGGATGAACACCACATGATGGGCACACGCGGATATGATGACATGGCAGATGTGTGTTTAACTGAagatgagaaggaagaactaTCCAccctgaaaaaaataaaagaacacatatatgtatatttagaAATGCTGATCAACGATTTGGTGAAAATCCCCCACAAGGATCTAAACGATGGTGTGCGATTTATGTTTTATCATATCCATGACGAAATAGacggcaaaaataaaaatttagcaatgaatgaaaagaagttcAGTATACACACCTTGTGTTTATGTTtggatatatttttgaacTCGGTCTTGTatccttatattttttatgtccatGAGGAGAACTTTAATAATCAAGGGAAGTGTACCATGCGGAAGGACTCTGCTCTTCACCAAAAAGTGGCAGTTATATTTGGCCAAACGCTCAGAGAAATTTCGATATATGTTTTCCAGATTTACAATTTAGGGATGTATGACAGGAATTTGAAAACCTTCATAAATAACATAAAGGATAATAAGATGCTTCGGGGCAGAGCCACGAACGAGAAGATGTTCTTCCTTGACGTGTCGCAGAAG